The Gemmatimonas aurantiaca T-27 DNA segment ATCCCTGTACCGCCCACCCAATGCCAGCAGCTCCGCATGGGTACCGCGCTCCACGATCTGCCCCTTCTCCAGCACCAGGATCTGATTCGCGCTGGTGATGGTCGACAGCCGGTGCGCGATCACAAAAGTGGTGCGGCCCGCGCGCAGACGACGCAACCCTTCCTGAATCAGGTGTTCGCTTTCGGAGTCGAGGCTCAAGGTCGCTTCGTCGAGGATGAGCACCCGCGGATCGGCGAGGATGGCGCGGGCGATGGCCACACGCTGACGCTGTCCGCCGGAGAGCTTCACGCCGCGCTCACCCACGATCGTCTCGTAACCCTGCGGGAATCCGAGAATGAACTCGTGCGCGTTGGCGATCTGTGCCACACGCATGATCTCTTCGTCGGTGGCGCTGGGTTTGGTGAAAGCGATGTTCTCCTTCACGGTGCCGTCGAACAGGAAATTGTCCTGCATGACCACGCCAAGGTGGTGACGGTACTCGCGGAGGCGCAGGTCGCTGACTGGTGTACCGTCGACCAGGATGCGCCCCTGCTGCGGCTGCGCGAAGGCCATGATGAGCGAGATCATGGTGCTTTTGCCACTGCCACTCGATCCCACGAGCGCCGTGGTGGTGCCGGCCGGCGCGTCGAACGTCACATCATGCAACACGGGCACACCGGGTTCGTACTCGAACGACACCTGATCGAACTTCACATGTCCCACGACGGTGGGCACGGACTGCTTGCGTTCGTCTTCCTGGTCTTCGGTGGCCATGTCGCGCAATTCGCGAATGCGATCCAGGCCGGCAAAGGCTTCGGTGATCTGCGTACCGATGCTTGCCACCTGCACCAGCGGTGCGGTGACCATGGCGATGAAAAACACGAATGTCAGCAGGCTGCCCAGTGTCATGGCTCCGGTGATGACATCGCGGCCACCCACATACATCGCGATCACACCGATGACACCGACCACCGCAAATCCCAGGGTCCCGGTGAGTGAAGTACCGGTGATGGTCTTGGCGATGTTCGCGAACAGACGCTGCACACCTTTGCCAAACACGGCGCGCTCGCGTTCTTCGGCCGTGTACACCTTCACCAGACGAATACCACCCAGCGTTTCGGTGAGGCGGCCGGTCACTTCGGCGGTGATGACACTGCGTTCGCGGAAGATCGGGCGCAGACGCTTGAAGGCGACGCTCATGCCGGCACCGAAGATGGCCAGGAACACCACCGTCACCAGGGTGAGGCGCCAGTTGAGGTGGATGAGCACGCCGAGGGCCGCGATGGCGCTCAGAATGCCACCGGTGAGCTGAATGAGCCCCGTCCCGATGAGATTCCGGATGCCTTCAGGGTCATTCATGACGCGGGACACCAGCACGCCGCTCTTGGTGCTGTCGAAATAGCGCACCGGGAGGCGGATCAGGTGCCCCTGCACGTCTTCACGGAGGCGGGCGATGGCCTGCTGGGCGGCCACGCTGACCACCTGGGAAAGCGCATATCCGGTGACGGACTGCACAATCGTCGCTGCGAAACCCGCCAGCGCGATGATGCCGAGCAGGCGGATGTCCTTGTTGGGGATGACATCGTCGAGCACAAATTTCGTGGAATACGGCAGCACGAAACCGGATGCACGGCTGATGATCATGAGCACCAGTCCGATACCAACCGAACGCCGGTGCTCCCACATGAGGGCGCGCACTTCACTCCAGGCGCGTTTGCTGTCGTACTTCGGCTTGCCTTTGGCAGGAGGATTCATGCCCGGCAATCTACTGTGGGGGGCTTGCGGCAGCCTGAACGACCATCACCGAGCTGTTGTGTCGGGCATGGTGACGGCGCAGAGGGTGCAGTATCTTTCACTACTCAGCCCTAACCGAGTCCCATGCACCTCCCCGATTCAGAAATTCTGGCCAAGGTTGAAGTCCTGGCCGACCTCGAGAAGGACGTGGAACAGCTCATGGAAGCGCATGAAGCCAAGCGCATCCTGTGGTTCCCTTCCGAGATCCTGGCGCCAGAACCGGATACCGACCCTGATCTGCACGTGAAGGGGCTGCGCGAGCGCGCCCGCGGCATCAGCATGCCGTCACGCGTGGCGATCTGCCTCAATACGCTCACCGAAGAAGGCCTGCCGCACTTCCACCGCCTGCTGGCCACCTACCTGGGCGGCGATACGTTCTGGGCGAAGTGGAACAACCTGTGGACGGCCGAAGAAGACCGGCACGGCGCGATTCTGCACGACTACACCCGCGACAGCCAGTTGCTCGACAATCCGACGTTCGAGCGCATGCAGTTCGAATACCTGAAAGCCGGTTTCGAGCCGTCGTGGGACAAGGATCCGTACCGTGTGTTCGTGTACACGTCGCTGCAGGAGCGGGCGACGCAGGTCAGCCATGCCAACACGGGCAAACTGGCCGGCGAGTACGAGCCGCTCATCGGCACGGTGTTGTCGAACGTGGCGAAGGAAGAGGCGCGTCACTACGTCTTCTATCGCGAGATATTCAAGCGCGTGCTCGATCGGGATCCCAACCGGGCGCTCGAATCGGCGGCACTGATCATGCCGAGCATCGACATGCCGGGCATCAACATGCCGCACTTCCGCGATATGGCCGATGTCATTCGCCGGGCCGGTATCTACGGGCCGCGTGAGTACATCAAGATCGTGGAAGATCTCATCAAGTTCTGGACGATCGACAAGATCGACGGACTCAATGAGGCGGGCCGCAAGGCGCAGGAGAAGATCATGTCCATCAATGCCCGCCTCGAGCGGGTGGCCGACATGATGGAAACGCGCAGTCGCGCCAAGACCTTCCAGTTCCAGGTGGCGTTCGCCCGCGAATTCGCGATGGATTGATCGATGGCTGCTGATACGATCGCCGACCTGCGTGCAGCCCTCGGCGATCGTTTCGCCATCGAACGTTTGCTTGGACAGGGTGGAATGGGCGCGGTGTACCTCGCCCGGGATCGCCAGCTCGATCGGCCGGTGGCACTCAAGGTGCTGCCGGCCGAATTTTCTTCGCAGCACGATTTGCGCGAGCGTTTCCTGCGGGAGACGCGCACCACGGCCGGGTTCTCGCACCCGAACATCGTGCCGGTGTTCAGCATCGAGGAACATGACTCGCTGCTGGCCTACGCCATGGGGTATGTGGAAGGCGAAAGCCTCGCCGAACTCGTGGGGCGCAACGGCCCGCTGCCGGTGCGTGATGTCGTGCGGGTGCTGCAGGACATCGGCTACGCGCTGGCGTATGCGCATGGGCGTGGTGTGGTGCACCGCGACATCAAGCCCGACAACATCATGATCGAGCGTGCCACCGGCCGTGCGATGCTGATGGACTTTGGCATCTCGCGTTCGGTGAATCCGGTGCCGGTGCCGGCCACGCGCACCAATCTCACGCGTGTCGGTGAGGTGGTGGGCACGCCGGAGTACATGAGTCCTGAGCAGGCGTCGGGCGATCATCTCGATGGCCGCAGTGATCTCTATTCGCTGGGACTGGTGGCGTGGTTTGCCTTGACGGGCCGGCCGGCGGTGGCGGGTGCGAGCACGCAGAAGGTGCTGGTGAAGCAGCTCACCGAGGCGATTCCGCCCATCGCCACGATGCGTGCGGACACGCCGCCGCAGTTGGCGGAGGTGGTGGACCGGTGCGTGCGGAAAGCTCCCGAGGAGCGATTCGCCAACGCCGAGTCGTTGGTGGAA contains these protein-coding regions:
- a CDS encoding ABC transporter ATP-binding protein; this encodes MNPPAKGKPKYDSKRAWSEVRALMWEHRRSVGIGLVLMIISRASGFVLPYSTKFVLDDVIPNKDIRLLGIIALAGFAATIVQSVTGYALSQVVSVAAQQAIARLREDVQGHLIRLPVRYFDSTKSGVLVSRVMNDPEGIRNLIGTGLIQLTGGILSAIAALGVLIHLNWRLTLVTVVFLAIFGAGMSVAFKRLRPIFRERSVITAEVTGRLTETLGGIRLVKVYTAEERERAVFGKGVQRLFANIAKTITGTSLTGTLGFAVVGVIGVIAMYVGGRDVITGAMTLGSLLTFVFFIAMVTAPLVQVASIGTQITEAFAGLDRIRELRDMATEDQEDERKQSVPTVVGHVKFDQVSFEYEPGVPVLHDVTFDAPAGTTTALVGSSGSGKSTMISLIMAFAQPQQGRILVDGTPVSDLRLREYRHHLGVVMQDNFLFDGTVKENIAFTKPSATDEEIMRVAQIANAHEFILGFPQGYETIVGERGVKLSGGQRQRVAIARAILADPRVLILDEATLSLDSESEHLIQEGLRRLRAGRTTFVIAHRLSTITSANQILVLEKGQIVERGTHAELLALGGRYRDLYSRQYQMELDQFINPGEEIAATG
- a CDS encoding acyl-ACP desaturase, producing MHLPDSEILAKVEVLADLEKDVEQLMEAHEAKRILWFPSEILAPEPDTDPDLHVKGLRERARGISMPSRVAICLNTLTEEGLPHFHRLLATYLGGDTFWAKWNNLWTAEEDRHGAILHDYTRDSQLLDNPTFERMQFEYLKAGFEPSWDKDPYRVFVYTSLQERATQVSHANTGKLAGEYEPLIGTVLSNVAKEEARHYVFYREIFKRVLDRDPNRALESAALIMPSIDMPGINMPHFRDMADVIRRAGIYGPREYIKIVEDLIKFWTIDKIDGLNEAGRKAQEKIMSINARLERVADMMETRSRAKTFQFQVAFAREFAMD
- a CDS encoding serine/threonine-protein kinase → MAADTIADLRAALGDRFAIERLLGQGGMGAVYLARDRQLDRPVALKVLPAEFSSQHDLRERFLRETRTTAGFSHPNIVPVFSIEEHDSLLAYAMGYVEGESLAELVGRNGPLPVRDVVRVLQDIGYALAYAHGRGVVHRDIKPDNIMIERATGRAMLMDFGISRSVNPVPVPATRTNLTRVGEVVGTPEYMSPEQASGDHLDGRSDLYSLGLVAWFALTGRPAVAGASTQKVLVKQLTEAIPPIATMRADTPPQLAEVVDRCVRKAPEERFANAESLVEALDVTSLRGVEIPLPVRLLAQGLHQVSIVVLFELLLLPLMYYFLSKQGMGDLDAILPIVLLVAIIWGRLAQVVQQLRGVVLRGFSVEAIQTGFRGLRAERDAERAQLRANPTIVTRRRRQMIVLVCAFLASFALQQWVVRTMRTELTPGWYGVSGPGVIILFAAYVMRGVSIVGLMRSPLRASVGERFYDWVWAGWPGRVVMQMFSAGVLPQPATFSTPNSQSAAPAVSIPPAVPTPRTPVRAQEALSLEQRVAALEAWRKDREQRGEH